The following are encoded together in the Streptomyces sp. NBC_01465 genome:
- a CDS encoding Asp23/Gls24 family envelope stress response protein: MSDTAVQKEPVGEEPKKTPVTKRGGGDPASRGRTTIADGVVEKIAGLAARDVVGVHAMGSGISRTFGAVRDRVPGGGKSVSRGVKAEVGEVQTALDLEIVVEYGVSIADTARDVRENVIAAVERMTGLEVVEVNIAVSDVKLPDEEDEEPEPRLQ, translated from the coding sequence CCCGTGGGCGAAGAGCCCAAGAAGACCCCGGTGACCAAGAGGGGCGGCGGAGACCCCGCCTCCCGCGGCCGCACCACCATCGCGGACGGCGTGGTCGAGAAGATCGCCGGTCTCGCGGCCCGTGACGTCGTGGGCGTCCACGCCATGGGCAGCGGCATCTCCCGTACGTTCGGAGCGGTGCGCGACCGTGTGCCCGGCGGCGGCAAGTCCGTCTCGCGCGGCGTGAAGGCCGAGGTGGGCGAGGTCCAGACCGCGCTCGACCTGGAGATCGTCGTCGAGTACGGCGTCTCGATCGCCGACACCGCACGCGACGTGCGCGAGAACGTCATCGCGGCGGTCGAGCGTATGACGGGCCTCGAAGTCGTCGAGGTCAACATCGCGGTCAGCGACGTGAAGCTGCCCGACGAAGAGGACGAAGAGCCCGAACCCCGTCTGCAGTAA